The region ACCCAATGCGGTGTAATTCTAGACACATACGGTCGTAGTCTGGTTTTGAATTGACGACTAAAAGAATGTCTGCATTGGGTTCAACCACCATGCCGACCCAGTTAGCGAGCTGTTTTTCAAGTCCTATATTAATGCTGCCGGGAATATGGAATCCTCCGAACCCTGCTGCGTCACGAACATCGATAACTGTAGCCCCTTTATCCATAATTTGTTTGAACTTTTCAGGGTTCATAGCTTTATCTAGAGGGCATCTTTCGAGAAGAGGTGCCCCCTTAAAGTTTGTTTCGATTATGTGAGTGAAGGATTTTGGGCGTGCCGGAAAGGCCTCTAAAACCTTCATTTTGAATTTTTTAAATGATTCAAATTTAAGCATGGGATTGTTGCGTCTTTCATATCCTAGCGTGGTACTTGGTTTTGCACTCATCCCCTTACCGCAAAGTGAACCCTGACCGTGAGCTGGAAATACTTCTAGATAATCAGGAAGATTTCCTAGTTTAACGTAAAGGCTATTGTAGAGGTTTTCCACCTGCTCATCTAGAATTTCATCTCCGGGCAAGTCCGGGCGGCCTATGTCTCCAACAAATAGCAGGTCACCTGTTAAAATCATCCATGGATCAGTACCACGCATCATATCCGTCACAAGAATGGATATTGCATTAGGAGTGTGTCCCGGAGTAAATAGAAAATCCAGTTTGGCACTGCCTATTGTGATCGTATTACCTTCTTTTATCGGAGTATGAGGGTACGCAACTTTTGCATTTTCATGTATGAAAAGTTCCGCTCCTGTGATTGATTTCAGTTCCTGTTCACCACCGACATGGTCGGCATGAACGTGTGTATTTATTACATGAGTAATTTTCATTCCCTCTTCGCGGGAAATATCAAGGTACTCCTGAACATCTCGTTTTGGATCTACAATTGCCATCTGTCCAGCTGCGGGGCAGCCTATGATATATGAATAGCAGCCAAGCCCTTCAGTTGTAATTTGTTTAAAATACATTCTTAGAGTTTCTCCTGTTTTTGCTATTAAATCTTAAACTTTTTAACCCATAAGTCATGGAGATTACAGAAACTTGTTGCATAGAACTTTTTGCCTGCACTATTTTCCGGAAGCGGGTATTTAGATACCGCTTTTTTATCAGTTGGTGCAAAAGTATGCTGTCCTATCGGGTTACCTTTAGAGTCAACAATTGTGTGGCGGACTATATAATGTTCTCCCGACATAGGGTGAGGTGTTGTTACGATAATCTCTGTGTCGGTGATCTCAATTTTAGGAACATGCGTTGTGCCTTTTCCTTTCCAATGTCCTTGATGTTTTTGGGTGAAAGCAACATTGTAAGGAAATTCAAGTTCATCGTCGGCAGAGGCTGTTCCACCTGTTAGTAGTGTGCCGGTCACTGCAGCCGCTGCTGCTACTGACATTGTCATGAAAGTTCTTCTTGAAGTCATTTGCTTTCTCCTTATGTTAAATTCTATTTAGACTAAGGTTTATATTAGTATATTTAGTAATAGATTTGATTTGTCAAGAATGAGTACTGGTTTTAGCGATATGGCTTTTTTGAGATAGTGTTATTTTTTATCTCAATTTTATCCAGTTTAGTGTTTTTTTGTTGGTATTAAGTTAAGTAACATGGTAATGAGTTATAATGATTATATGCTTTTGTATGGCTAAGAAAGTAGATTTAGGTTTATTCTTTAAGCAATTAATATTTATTTATATTTTATAAGGATATTGATATCTTATGCGAAAAGCATTTTGGGTTATCTTTTTCATATTTCTTGTTTTTATGTCAGCTTTTACTTGTCAGGCCGTTGCTTCTGGAAAACGTGTTCTTCTAATCAGCTCATACCATCCGTTATTTCCGACTTTTTTTCAGCAAATAGATGGGCTGAATTCTGTATTTAAACCTGCCGAAGTGTTTCTCGATGTTGAGTTTATGGATAGCAAGCGTTTTTATACTCCTGAAAATATTGCAGCATTTCATAATCTTCTCAAATTAAAACTGATGGGGCTTAAGCCATATGATATTGTTGTCACTGCTGATGATAATGCATTGAAGTTTGTATTGGAATTTCATGACGAGCTTTTCCCGAATACTCCAGTTGTTTTTTTAGGAGTTAATAATCAAGAACTTGCTAAGTCTATGAATTCTAACAATCTTGTTACTGGAGTTATTGAAGCTATTTCAATGAATGAGACTCTGGAACTTATTTCTAACCTATTCCCAAATGCTGAAAAAATTTATGCAATTGTAGACTCTTCACCAAGTGGACAGGGAGATTTTAAAACATTTAAGTCGTATGGCTCTAAATTTTCGGATAAAAAATTAGATATTTTGTCCTTAGAGAATTTTTCATGGGATGAATTCGGCAAAGAACTTGAAAAATTATCAGATAGAGATGTAGTCCTGCTACTTTCAGCTTATAGAGATAAGTCTGGAACATGGAAGTTGTTTGAGGATTCTCTCAATTGGATTACTTCACATAGCAAGGTTCCTGTTTTTCATCTATGGGAGCATGGGGTTGGTCAGGGGGTTATAGGTGGGAAGGTTATTTCTCAATTTGAACAAGGAGTTGCCGCAGCAAATATTTGTTTAGATATTTTTAACGGGCAACAGATTAAAGATATTCCTGTTGTTGAAGGGAATGCTGTTAATAAATTTCTATTTGATGAAAACATGCTGAAGCGGTTTCATGTTAATGATGATTTACTTCCAGAAGGAAATTCAATTATTAATAATCAAAATTCTCTTTTTCATCAGCATCGTAAAACCATACTTATTGTAGTCTTTTTTGTAGCGCTTCTCCTATTTTTCATAGGAGCACTTATTGTTTATGTTTTTCGCCTGCGCAAAGCTGAAGATATGGTTAGAAAAAGTGAAGAACGGTTTGCTCTTGCAATGGATGCTAGTAGGGATGGGCTTTGGGACTGGGAAATAGGTACAGATAATGTATATTATAGTCCTGGGTATAAGGCTATGCTTGGTTACAAATTTAATGAGGTTCCTTCTCACGTAGATGCATGGGTTGATTTAATCCATCCAGCCGACAAGGATGCAGCAGTTAAAGCAAACACAGACTGCATTGAAAACAAAGTGGAATCTTTTGAAGTGGAGTTCCGCATGCAGACCAAGAGTGGTAAGTGGATTTGGATTCTTGGCCGCGGTAAAGCTGTTGAGCGTGATGAAACAGGCAACGCAATCCGTGTTGTTGGAACTCATACGGATATTACAGATCGTAAGCGTGCAGAAAAAGAACTGCTTAGATTACGCAATTATCTTAACAATATAATTGATTCCATGCCTTCAATTCTTATCGGCCTTGATGCTAAGGGAATTGTTACGCAATGGAATAGTGAAGCACAGCGTGTCACAGGCGTATCAACTGCTGACGCAGAAGGAATGCATTTGTCGGAAGCTTTTCCAAGGTTAACACCGCAGTTAAAATGGGTTGAAGAATCTTTACTGAATCAGCAAATTCATACTGACTCTAGAGTTCACTGGCAGGACAATGGGGAGGATAAGTTTGAAGATATAACAATTTATCCTTTAAGTTCTAAAGGTGTAGAAGGGGTTGTGATTAGAGTTGATGACGTAACTCAGCGAGTCCGACTGGAAGAAATGATTGTTCAAAGCGAAAAGATGGTTTCCATTGGAAACTTGGCGGCAGGTATGGCTCATGAAATTAACAATCCATTGGGAGCTATTGTTCAAGGAGCTCAAAATCTTTCTCGGCGATTATCTCTTGATCTTCCGGCAAACTTTAAAGTGGCGGAGCAATGCAATCTCAGTCTTGATAGTTTTCAGGAGTACCTTCACGATCGAGGTATATTTAAGATTATTGAAGGGATAAACGGCTCAGGTCTCAGAGCTGCTATGATAGTAACTAATATGTTAAGTTTCTGCCGTAAAAGTGAGAAATCTTCTAAAAATAATAATTTAGCGGAGTTGCTTGATAATGCTCTTGAGATGGCAAAAAGTGAGTATAATTTTGATAGAAAATATGATTTCAAGCGAATTGAAATAGAGCGCGAATATGCGCAGGATCTTCCTGATATTTGTTGTGATGGTAACGAAATTCAGCAAGTTTTTCTGAATTTAATCAAAAATGGAGCTTATGCTGTTGCTGGTAAAACTTATGCTGACAGCTCTCCTAAGTTATATCTCCGAGTTCGTTCTGAAAATGGAATGGCTGTAGTAGAAATTGAAGATAATGGCTCAGGGATGGATGAAACTTCTCGCAAGCGCGCTTTTGAACCTTTCTACACCACTAAGCCTACTGGAGATGGAACCGGACTTGGGTTGTCGGTTTCATATTTTATTATTACTGAACAACATAATGGTCATATGGAAGTTTATTCTTCATTCGGAAACTGGACCCGTTTTGTTGTGAAGCTTCCTATGAAATTGGAATGCTAAATAAATGCTGGAATTATTCATTCCAGCCTCCGTTTTTAAACACTACGCGGTTTAGGGCTAAAGCCATCTCAGATGCAGCCATCTTGTCAGTAACTATCTCTATGTAACAGCCGCAGTCTGCCTTGCCGGATTTATCAAGTGCTGTATCCAGTTCCTGATTATTTGTGACTTTTGCTGTGAACCAGTCTGCCATACCGAAAGCTTCCGGCAGCTTACTATAATTCCATTGCGCAATTTCATTGTAATAAATGTAAGGATCTTTGCAGAGCATCCGCTCTATCAGGTACCCGTCATTGTTCAGGCATAATATCACGGGCTTGAGCCCCAATCTGCCGAATTGACTAATTTCCTGAGCCGTCATTTGATGCGCACCTTCTCCAGTTACAAGAATCACTCTGCGATCTGGAGCTGCAACTGCTGCGCCGAATGATGCAGGCGTTGCCCATCCTATAGATCCCCAAAGAGTCTGGTTATAGAATACTGCCCCCTCTGGAAGTTTTGCCGTGACGAGTCCCATAGAAGATGTGCCCGTTTCTGCAATAATGATGTCACCTGATTTGAAAAACTTTTCTATCCGTGGGTACAATGACTCAGGTGTGATTTTATCTTCAGCAGATCCTTGTGGCTGCCCAAGTCCTTTTACTTTATGATTTTTATTAATATTTTGAGATTTAATTTCTTTTTTTAAGGCTGTGATGACGTCTTTTATAAGTACATTCTGATAGGTTGCATGGCCAACATGTACATGGTCAGGATGAATATTAATTTCACCGATAGGATCAAATTTTATGGTAAACGCTCCGGTATTGATATCAGATCTTATTGTTCCGAAGCTTACGACCAGATCGCTTTCTTCAACAATTTTTCGCACACCATCAGCAATAAGGTTGCCGCTATAAACTCCTATGAAATTAGGGTGAGATTCAGAAAGAGTTCCTTTACCCATAAACATAGAAGTAAAAGGAAGTCCTGCTTTCTCTATTATTTCCTGTGTTTCATTACGTAAGTCATAACGACCTATTAATGTTCCGATTACGGCAATAGGTGATTTGGCTTTATCAATTCTATCCGTGATAATTTTAACTACTGTTGCTAGTGTTTTAGGATTGCTAATTTGTTTTACTGGAGGGTGCGGTTTGGAGCAGCCAAGTTCCATCAGTGCAAAGTCTGCTGGAATGCCGAAGTATACTGGTTTTTTCTGCGATAGAGCTGCATCAATGAGTCTTTCAACTTCTGAAACAGTATTTTCAGGAGTTAGGATAGAGCTGGCACAGACAACTGGCTGAACCATTTTGTGGAATAGATCAAATTCACCGTTACCGAGAGTATGGTGCATAATGTTATTCCCTTTCATAATGGAATTCTTGGGCATTCCTACGATATGGAAAATAGGCAGATGTTCTGCGTAGGCTCCGGCAATGCCGCCAAGAGCATTGAGTTCGCCCACGCCATAAGTAGTGCATAGAGCAGAACAACCTTTGATGCGAGCGTAACCGTCAGCCGCAAAGGCGCCATTCAGTTCGTTACAGCAACCTATCCAGTTCAGGTCAGGGTCATTGCATATGGCGTCGTTAACAGCAAAAGAGTAGTCACCGGGGACTCCGAAAATATCTTTGATTCCAATTTCTTTGAGCCGTTCAAGCAAATGAGAAATGACTGTTTTTGACATATCTGTTCCCTCGGATGGTTGTGATCTTAGAATAGCAAAGTTATTATCTTAAATAATGACATTTCATGAGAGTTAAGTCCATATTATAGCAATTAATTATTGTATCCAGTATATTTTTATTCATTGTTTCAGTGAGATAAAATTAATTTTTAATTTGGTTGTTGATAAATTCACCCATTTTTTTATCAGTGTCGTTAATATGCTGCACAATCCATGTGCTTAAATAGTTCAATATATCCATGGAAATATTATCACTGGCATCGCTACATAAATTTTCAACTTCAGATATTTTAGAAATAAATTCTTTATGCTCACTAATATGGGCTGGAGCTTCTGGAAAATTATATTTTTCCATAAATTTTTCTTCCGTTCCGAAGTGTTCAATAGTGTAATTGTGTAGGTCTGAAATAATGTCGTGCACACTTTGATTAGAATCATTGTTCAATGTCATTATATCGTAAAGATTATTAATCATTGTAATTAAATTTTTATGTTGCTCGTCTATCTCTGAAAAATTGATAGATAGAGAGTCATTCCATTCAAGCATCGGCATCTTGTTCTCCTAAGTTGAAGATAAAGAAAAATTATTCTTCACATAAAAAATCACTGATTTCTACATTATCACATTGATCCGGACTTAGAAATTTTTGTGCATATTCGGTGAAAACACCTCTCTGCAGAAAAATATTGAAAATATCACAGTCGATGCTCTGGTTATCGCACATAAATTTCATGATTTTGAGTGCTTCAGATATTTTCTTTGCTTTTTTATATGGTCGGTCAGAAGCTGTCAGAGCCTCAAAGATATCAGCTATTGCAAGAATGCGTGCTTCGACTGAAAGATTAATTTTGCTTTTCTTTAATGGATAACCGGTGCCGACAAGTGTTTCGTGATGGCTTGCAGCAATTTCAGGTACTCTGCTTAAATTCTCAGGGAATGGGATTTGTTCCAACATTTCAATACCGACTAAGGTGTGTTCGTTTATTTTGAAACGATCTTCAGCAGTAAGCGTGCCTCTATTTATGCATAGATTGTAAATTTCTCCGCGGTTATATTCATTTTTGGGCGTAACAATTGGGTTGCCAAGGGAGTCCTTGATATTCAGGTATTTTTTTGTACGTGGAATAAGCTGTTCAGGTTTGTCTGCGAGAAGTTTCTCTGTGCTGGGAACTTTGTCTTCCGTACCTTCGTTTTTGCGTTTAAGTTCTTCAATTGAGATTCCTATTCTGTCGCTATAATTACGAACCCATGTTCTTTCACTAATTTTTTTGATTTTTTCAATATCTTCATCAGACATGAACTCGCCTCCGATATTGCTTTGGGCTACGAAGGAAAAATCTTTTTCAAGCTGTTCAAGTTCTTGCTCTAATTCTTTCTTTAAAAGTTGGATATCCGTTTCACCTTCAGCTCTTTTTTTATAGTACTTTATCTCTGAATCTCTGCGAAGAACCTCAAAGCGCATGCGAATTTCATGTATGCGGTTATATATAGTTTCAAGTTTTGTTGCTTTGTCTACCACGTATTCCGGTGTGATTATTTTGCCGCAGTCGTGTATCCATGCGGCAATCCATATCTGTCGCCATTCTTCTTCTGTTTCAACCTTGAACTCTTTTAGCGGCCCTTCGTTTGTGTCGTTTACGGCATGGGTGATCATTTCTGCCAAAACCGGAACTCTGGTACAATGTCCTCCGGTGTACGGAGATTTAGAGTCAATCGAAGCCGCAATAACTTTGATTAAGGAATTAAATGTTTCTTTCAATGAATTAACTAAATTGCGGTTATCCAGCCCCACAGCAGCCTGAGCAACGAGCGAGCTTAAAAGTCCATTTGTCGCATGAAATTCAGTCATGCTGATATTCTGAATATATTCTTTGCTTGGATTGAAAAGTTGAATAACCCCGAGGATTTCATCACCTCTGGTGATTATCGGGGCGGATATAGTCGAGTTTATAATGTAATCTGTGGGTTCTTTATCTAAACCGGTAGGGAACAAGGACAGCTTTTGATTTGATGTCAGGATAATTTCTTTGTTTTTATAAGCCTTGCAAGCATGATACAGGACTGAGTCTTTTTGCAGAAAATCCATAATTCCGGGAACTACTATTACGCGCGGGGCAGGGTGTTCTGACAATCCGCCGAGGACCAAACTGGATGAGTTAAGAGAGATCAGTTCTACAGCAAGCTTGTCGCTCTCCTTTAAATATATAACTCCACCATCTGCATTAACAAGGTCCTTTGCTGAATCAAAGATAAGAGTAATTAAGTTTGAAATATTTTTTTCAGCAGAGAGAGCAAGACCTGCTTTAATTAATTTTTCCAATTTACCCTGAGTTGAGATAAGACTTTCAGTTTTTGACTGAATCGTCGATTTCATAACTATGCAGGCATCACCGAGAGCTTGAATCTCAGAGATTCCGGACTTGACCCTTTGGGTGGATGAAAAATCAAAATTTTGGATTTTTTCAGCTTCAATCGCAAGAGCTTTAACTGAAGATGATGTTTTTTTGCCAATGTATACAGCGATTGGAATGATCAAAGCTAGAATTGCAGCGCACAAAATTAAAATACGTAGTGACATTTTTTCTATGTGCCCAGTAATATCACTGATCGGTGCTGCAACAGTAATAACCAGTTGCAGTCCGCTTTCTTCAGGCATGGGAGTTAGGCTGGACATGTATTTTGATCCATCAAGCTCAAAGAAGAAAGGGGCAGAGGATAATTTTGAATCTGATCCAGACATAATTTGGGCAACTTTTCTTATAGACGGATTGGTTGAATTTATGGCTTTAGGAAGAGTTAAGGTACTCTCTTTGCTCGTAGCCCATTTTATGTCAGGAAAAGCGACTAGTCTGTTTTTTGAATCAACTATCCAAAGACTTCCATTGTCTGTGACTTGTTGTTCTTTAAGCATTGCACTCAGCTGGGCTATACAAATATCCATACCGAATACACCGCGTTTGTCGTTTAAAATATGTGCGCAAGTCAGCCCCGGGAGTCTTGAGCTGCTGAAAATGTAAGGAGACGTAAAGATGCTTTTATTGGTGGTTTGGGCTTGTAGATACCATGGTCTTATTCTGGGATCATAGCTTACTTTACCATCAATACGTGAACTTATCCGGCGGAATTCAAGGTCAAGGAATTTCCAGTGTTGAATCCTTTTTCCTGCGTGGTTTACGCTGATAATTCTTTCTATATAAGAGCAATTAGCTGGAGCTTTATATTTTTCTAAAATGATGTTTTTTTTTCGAGGTGAGATCAGTTGATAAAATGCTCCGTTAGCATACCCCAGATATACAGACATAAGCTGTTCATTAGAATCCAGAATAGCTTTCATGGTTCGCTTTATAGGTGAGAATGATCCTGTTGTAGAAACGCCTTTTTTCCCGTCAAATGTTGCCGCAGAGATAGATGCAATGGATTTAAGAGGCTTGATAATGGAGTCTATTTTGGCAGTAGTTTTGGTGGTAATTTCGTTAAATAACTCAGTAGCCATATTTATGGCCACTAAGTCGGATTCATTCTTAACTGATAGCAGAATAGATACAGTTAATATCAGACTGCTAGTTATAAGGAGTGTAGCTATCAGTGAGGCCAGAGATATTTTTTTTTGCATGTCTGAAGTGTGGTAATAATTATTAAAAAAAGTAACGAAGTTCTTTGCTTGGCAGAAAAAATCGTTACTGTATTATTAATTATACCTATTAACATGCTATAAACTTAATCTCAATCACTCTGATGAATAAGTTACTAATATTACTTTTTGCTGTGTAAAAAATTGAAATGTAGATAGTTGTCTAATGAAATTATTAAATTTTTATTTAAGATTCTGAGTCAGGAATTTGTCCAGTTGATTGGTGAATTTTTGCTTGTCCTTAGGACCGAGAGGGGCGGGACCGCCTGAAGCCAATCCTCCTGTCCGAAGCTCTTCCATCAGGTTGCGCATACTTAAAAGTCCCTTGATGTTGTCCACAGTGTAAAGCTCGCCTCTGGGATTCAGTCCAATAGCTCCCTTCGTTACTATTTTATCTGCCAAAGGAATATCGGCGGTAATAACAAGATCCCCAGCTACCGCCAGTCTGGCAATTTCATCATCAGCAACATTAAATCCTGCTGAAACTCTTATTGAATTAATGAGCGGTGATGAAGGTGTGCAAACATTAGTATTAGCAACAAGAGTCATTTCAATATTACGTCGCATGGCAGTTTTGAATAAAACTTCCTTGATCATGTTGGGGCAGGCATCTGCATCAACCCATATATGCATAGTTATCCTCTTTGATTTGAACAGCTGTTTTAGAAAACAGTGATTTTTTAAGCAAGCGATTTAACAATTTCCTGCGCGCACTTTTCTCCGTCCATAGCTGCGGAGATAATGCCGCCAGCGTATCCAGCTCCTTCACCGCATGGGAAGAATCCTTTTACATTGATATGTTCGCAGGTTTCACGGTCGCGCGGTATGCGGACTGGTGAACTTGTGCGAGATTCAACTGCCAGAACTTTTGCCTCATTTGAATCAAATCCCTTGAATTTGCGCCCAAGTTCCGGCAGAGCTGCGCGAAGTCTTTCGGAAACCATAACAGGCAGCAGTTCGTGAACAGGCGCGCTGTAAATCCCGGGAATATAGGAAGTCTTTGGAAGTTTCGAAGAAGTGCGCCCTGCTATAAAATCTCCTACGCGCTGAGCAGGGGCTTTTTGTGTCAGCC is a window of Desulfovibrio sp. UCD-KL4C DNA encoding:
- a CDS encoding rhodanese-like domain-containing protein, whose translation is MYFKQITTEGLGCYSYIIGCPAAGQMAIVDPKRDVQEYLDISREEGMKITHVINTHVHADHVGGEQELKSITGAELFIHENAKVAYPHTPIKEGNTITIGSAKLDFLFTPGHTPNAISILVTDMMRGTDPWMILTGDLLFVGDIGRPDLPGDEILDEQVENLYNSLYVKLGNLPDYLEVFPAHGQGSLCGKGMSAKPSTTLGYERRNNPMLKFESFKKFKMKVLEAFPARPKSFTHIIETNFKGAPLLERCPLDKAMNPEKFKQIMDKGATVIDVRDAAGFGGFHIPGSINIGLEKQLANWVGMVVEPNADILLVVNSKPDYDRMCLELHRIGYDNIFGYLLGGISSWLLAGYPVKSLAQKSTWDLQEAIQDEREFILLDVRTQDEWNNGHVKRAIHKPLALVLEEGLQVEKETPVIVMCGSGYRSNIVGSYLQNHGHTHVCSLAGGVLAWSRSGNELVK
- a CDS encoding desulfoferrodoxin family protein; translation: MTSRRTFMTMSVAAAAAVTGTLLTGGTASADDELEFPYNVAFTQKHQGHWKGKGTTHVPKIEITDTEIIVTTPHPMSGEHYIVRHTIVDSKGNPIGQHTFAPTDKKAVSKYPLPENSAGKKFYATSFCNLHDLWVKKFKI
- a CDS encoding ABC transporter substrate binding protein, yielding MRKAFWVIFFIFLVFMSAFTCQAVASGKRVLLISSYHPLFPTFFQQIDGLNSVFKPAEVFLDVEFMDSKRFYTPENIAAFHNLLKLKLMGLKPYDIVVTADDNALKFVLEFHDELFPNTPVVFLGVNNQELAKSMNSNNLVTGVIEAISMNETLELISNLFPNAEKIYAIVDSSPSGQGDFKTFKSYGSKFSDKKLDILSLENFSWDEFGKELEKLSDRDVVLLLSAYRDKSGTWKLFEDSLNWITSHSKVPVFHLWEHGVGQGVIGGKVISQFEQGVAAANICLDIFNGQQIKDIPVVEGNAVNKFLFDENMLKRFHVNDDLLPEGNSIINNQNSLFHQHRKTILIVVFFVALLLFFIGALIVYVFRLRKAEDMVRKSEERFALAMDASRDGLWDWEIGTDNVYYSPGYKAMLGYKFNEVPSHVDAWVDLIHPADKDAAVKANTDCIENKVESFEVEFRMQTKSGKWIWILGRGKAVERDETGNAIRVVGTHTDITDRKRAEKELLRLRNYLNNIIDSMPSILIGLDAKGIVTQWNSEAQRVTGVSTADAEGMHLSEAFPRLTPQLKWVEESLLNQQIHTDSRVHWQDNGEDKFEDITIYPLSSKGVEGVVIRVDDVTQRVRLEEMIVQSEKMVSIGNLAAGMAHEINNPLGAIVQGAQNLSRRLSLDLPANFKVAEQCNLSLDSFQEYLHDRGIFKIIEGINGSGLRAAMIVTNMLSFCRKSEKSSKNNNLAELLDNALEMAKSEYNFDRKYDFKRIEIEREYAQDLPDICCDGNEIQQVFLNLIKNGAYAVAGKTYADSSPKLYLRVRSENGMAVVEIEDNGSGMDETSRKRAFEPFYTTKPTGDGTGLGLSVSYFIITEQHNGHMEVYSSFGNWTRFVVKLPMKLEC
- a CDS encoding thiamine pyrophosphate-binding protein; amino-acid sequence: MSKTVISHLLERLKEIGIKDIFGVPGDYSFAVNDAICNDPDLNWIGCCNELNGAFAADGYARIKGCSALCTTYGVGELNALGGIAGAYAEHLPIFHIVGMPKNSIMKGNNIMHHTLGNGEFDLFHKMVQPVVCASSILTPENTVSEVERLIDAALSQKKPVYFGIPADFALMELGCSKPHPPVKQISNPKTLATVVKIITDRIDKAKSPIAVIGTLIGRYDLRNETQEIIEKAGLPFTSMFMGKGTLSESHPNFIGVYSGNLIADGVRKIVEESDLVVSFGTIRSDINTGAFTIKFDPIGEINIHPDHVHVGHATYQNVLIKDVITALKKEIKSQNINKNHKVKGLGQPQGSAEDKITPESLYPRIEKFFKSGDIIIAETGTSSMGLVTAKLPEGAVFYNQTLWGSIGWATPASFGAAVAAPDRRVILVTGEGAHQMTAQEISQFGRLGLKPVILCLNNDGYLIERMLCKDPYIYYNEIAQWNYSKLPEAFGMADWFTAKVTNNQELDTALDKSGKADCGCYIEIVTDKMAASEMALALNRVVFKNGGWNE
- a CDS encoding bacteriohemerythrin, which encodes MPMLEWNDSLSINFSEIDEQHKNLITMINNLYDIMTLNNDSNQSVHDIISDLHNYTIEHFGTEEKFMEKYNFPEAPAHISEHKEFISKISEVENLCSDASDNISMDILNYLSTWIVQHINDTDKKMGEFINNQIKN
- a CDS encoding HD domain-containing phosphohydrolase, coding for MATELFNEITTKTTAKIDSIIKPLKSIASISAATFDGKKGVSTTGSFSPIKRTMKAILDSNEQLMSVYLGYANGAFYQLISPRKKNIILEKYKAPANCSYIERIISVNHAGKRIQHWKFLDLEFRRISSRIDGKVSYDPRIRPWYLQAQTTNKSIFTSPYIFSSSRLPGLTCAHILNDKRGVFGMDICIAQLSAMLKEQQVTDNGSLWIVDSKNRLVAFPDIKWATSKESTLTLPKAINSTNPSIRKVAQIMSGSDSKLSSAPFFFELDGSKYMSSLTPMPEESGLQLVITVAAPISDITGHIEKMSLRILILCAAILALIIPIAVYIGKKTSSSVKALAIEAEKIQNFDFSSTQRVKSGISEIQALGDACIVMKSTIQSKTESLISTQGKLEKLIKAGLALSAEKNISNLITLIFDSAKDLVNADGGVIYLKESDKLAVELISLNSSSLVLGGLSEHPAPRVIVVPGIMDFLQKDSVLYHACKAYKNKEIILTSNQKLSLFPTGLDKEPTDYIINSTISAPIITRGDEILGVIQLFNPSKEYIQNISMTEFHATNGLLSSLVAQAAVGLDNRNLVNSLKETFNSLIKVIAASIDSKSPYTGGHCTRVPVLAEMITHAVNDTNEGPLKEFKVETEEEWRQIWIAAWIHDCGKIITPEYVVDKATKLETIYNRIHEIRMRFEVLRRDSEIKYYKKRAEGETDIQLLKKELEQELEQLEKDFSFVAQSNIGGEFMSDEDIEKIKKISERTWVRNYSDRIGISIEELKRKNEGTEDKVPSTEKLLADKPEQLIPRTKKYLNIKDSLGNPIVTPKNEYNRGEIYNLCINRGTLTAEDRFKINEHTLVGIEMLEQIPFPENLSRVPEIAASHHETLVGTGYPLKKSKINLSVEARILAIADIFEALTASDRPYKKAKKISEALKIMKFMCDNQSIDCDIFNIFLQRGVFTEYAQKFLSPDQCDNVEISDFLCEE
- a CDS encoding YaiI/YqxD family protein is translated as MHIWVDADACPNMIKEVLFKTAMRRNIEMTLVANTNVCTPSSPLINSIRVSAGFNVADDEIARLAVAGDLVITADIPLADKIVTKGAIGLNPRGELYTVDNIKGLLSMRNLMEELRTGGLASGGPAPLGPKDKQKFTNQLDKFLTQNLK